The genome window TGCCCGGTTTTTAGGAGCCGATGCCGTTGGTATGTCCACCGTTCCGGAGGTGCTTGTTGCCGTGCATTCAGGCATAAAGGTGGTCGGTATTTCATGCATTACCAATATGGCATCAGGTATGAATAACCAACCGCTTTCTCATGACGAAGTTATTGAAACTACAGAAAGAGTTAAAGGAATGTTTTGTAAATTAGTAAGGGGGATTGTCAGCAAAATTTAATCACAAAAAATCCGAATTTAACCGCAAAGACGCAGAGACGCAAAGTTTTTTTAGAAAAATCATTCTTTTCGTCTCCGCGTCTTTGCGGTGAAAAAGGGGGACTGTTAGCGAAATTTGATTACAAATCCTGCTTTACGCAGATCATTCCAGAAGTTTGGATATGACTTTTCTACTACATTTGGTTCGTCAATAGTGATGTTAGCCAAAAGCCCTAACGGAGCAAACGCCATCGCCATTCTGTGATCGTTATATGTTTGAAAACATAAATCCGAATTTAACCGCAAAGACGCAGAGACGCAAGGTTTTTTTAGAAAAATCATTCTTTGCGTCTCAGCGTCTTTGCGGTGAAATCCGAAATCCGAAATTATTTCCATCTTTCCCCGTCCTTTAATATCAATTTTAGCGCCCATCTTACTTAGTTCATTCTTTAACGCTTTAATCCTGTCCGTTTCCTTGATCCTAAGATTTTCAATGCCACTCATGGATAAAGCAATACCTTTTGCAGCACACAATACAGCGATGGTCTGGACAAGGTCAGGATTTTCGGTAAGATCCAGGTCAATCCTTTGTAACGTGGAACCCTTTTTTCTGATAATGACCTCATCAGAATTAAATGTGGTTTTTACACCCAATTTTTCTCCGATCTCTGCGATGATGCTGTCACCCTGGAAAGAGTTTTTTTTTAAGTCCGGGAGAGTTATCTCCGCTTCATCCGCTAACGCAACCATACTATACCAATAGCTCGCAGCCGACCAGTCCGGTTCAACGGTATAAACAGGAGGGACATAATTTTGACCCTGCTTATTCATAATTGAAATGATATCGCCTTCCCATTCGTGTTTTATACCAAAATGTTCCATTATTTTAAGCGTCATCCTGATATAGGGTTTTGAGGTAATATTGCCTGCAAGTTGCAGCCTCAGTCCGGTTGGCAATACCGGAGCGATCATTAACAGCGCAGAGATGAACTGGCTGCTCATACCGGCATTAATTGAGATTTTATTGGCGCTGGTTAAATTTGATCCGCCATTTATCCTGATAGGAGGAAAACCTTCCTTTTTAATATACCTGATATCTGCTCCCAATTCCTTCAGCGCATCAACAAGGGGGCCGATTGGCCTCTCCTGCATCCTTAATGAACCGGTGAGCATTTTATTTTGCTTAGTGGCAACATAATAAGCGGTAAGAAAACGCATCGCGGTGCCGGCATCTTTTACGTCAACGGTATCTTCATCTAATGTGGTGTCAGGTGCCTGCCCCGAATTCCTCGGGGTTTCCACCTGACGCCCATTAAGGATATTGTTCAAAATAACGGTATCACTTGCCTCTGAAAGGTTACAAATTCCACACCTGTTTCCTGTCAGGGCAGCCATGATCAAAACCCGGTTACTCTCACTTTTTGAAGCCGGGAGGCTGATCGTCCCTTTTATCACTTTTGCCGGGTGGGACAGGTGGAGTTTCTTTTTGTGATGTTTTAGCATAAAAATTAATACAAAATTAATAATAAAAACCAAAATTTAATATCTTTATTATTTAGTTATGTAACATTGCCTGCAAAAAATAAAATAAAAAAATTACTCCGGCATTCCACAGGGTAAATCACCTTTTACTATCTTTGTGTCCCGACATGTCGGGACAGACAGGTGTGCGGCAGGACAGGAACGAGCTTTTAAATACCCGCATACCTTTTCACACCATCCGTTACTTTTTATGTCAAACATAGTAGCCATAGTAGGAAGGCCCAATGTAGGTAAATCTACATTATTTAACAGGTTAATTGGCCAGAGAAAAGCTATTACCGATAATGAGAGCGGAGTCACCCGTGACAGGCATTACGGTTATTCAGACTGGGGCGGCAGGTATTTTACAGTGATTGATACAGGCGGCTATGTTACCGGTTCTGCCGACATTTTTGAGGAAATGGTAAGAGAGCAGGTTGACCTGGCGATGGATGAAGCGGACGTTATCCTGTTTATGGTTGATTGTATTGAAGGCATTCATGGATTAGACAATGATTTTGCAAATATTTTAAGGAAAAACAAAAAGCCGGTAATTGTTACTGCCAACAAAGCTGATAATACCGAACGTTTTCACATGGCCGGAGAATTTTATTCTTTCGGTTTAGGTGAAGTTTTTCCAATATCATCTCAGGATGGTTCCGGCACAGGTGAGCTGCTGGATGAAGTAATAAAGCATTTCCGCAGCAGTTCTGATGAAAGTACAGATAATGACATTCCCAAATTAGCCGTATTGGGAAGGCCTAATGTAGGCAAATCATCCCTTGTTAACGTTCTGCTGGGCAAGCAAAGAACCATTGTTACGGATATTGCAGGTACAACAAGAGATGCCATTCATACACATTATAATGCCTTTGGAAAAGAATTTTTATTGATTGACACTGCCGGGCTTAGAAAAAAGTCAAAGGTCAGGGATAATATTGAATTCTATTCTACTTTACGTGCAGTCAGAGCTTTGGAAGAAGCTGATGTTTGTGTTATAATGCTGGATGCCACAAGGGGAATTGAAATTCAGGATATTAATATCGTCACACTGGCTGATAGAAAGAACAAGGGAATTGTGCTATTGGTTAATAAATGGGACCTGGTAGAAAAAGACCATGATACAGCCAGACAGCTTGAAGATCATATCAAAAAGCGTCTTAAGCCAATCAACTATATGCCAATCATTTTTGCTTCGGTGGTTAATAAACAAAGAATTCACCGGGTTCTGGAGGAAGCTGTAAAAGTCTATGAAAAAAGAAAACAAAAAGTGCCAACGTCCAAATTGAATGACCTGCTTTTGAAAGAAATTGAAAATCATCCTCCGCCAGCCAAAAAAGGCAAGCATGTTAAAATAAAATATGTGACCCAATTACCCGTATCAATTCCTGTTTTTGCTTTTTTTTGCAACCTGCCGCAATACATCCAGGAACCATATACGCGGTTTCTTGAAAACAAAATAAGAGAACATTTTAATTTTGAGGGCGTACCGATAAAAATAATTTTCAAAAAAAAATAGGTTTTAATAGTATCGGGTTACGAAATTATGTTCTCCATTTTGAAGGTAAAATTTTGAAACTTCACCTTCAAAATATTTTTTTTTAAAAAAAAAATAAAAAAATTCTTGCTTTTATAAATATTATATTTACTTTTGCAAACTATTTATTTAACTAAAACATTTTTTAAATCATGAAACGATTATTAGCATTATTAGCGATTGGAGGTATGATCACTTTCGCATCTTGTAACGGAACCTCTGAAGGTACAGAGGAAGAAACAGAAGAAGTTACAGAAGAAGCTGTAGAAGAAATGGTAGAAGAAGTATCTGAAGAAGAAATGTCTGAAGAGGAGATGTCTGAAGAAGGCGAAGAAGGTACTGAAGAATCTACCGAAGAAACTTCTGAGTAATTATTTTCTATCAAAATCCGGATTTTAAAAAAGCCTTTAGAAATAGAGGCTTTTTTATATTTTTATACTTGTATTTTATAAAGAAAATACAGGATTTATTCAGATTTTTCGTATTTAATAATATTGTTTTAAAAAATAACAAAAATTATTTTCTTTCTTTTAATATTATCTTTACATTTGTGAATTAATTAACTAAAAACATTTTTTTAATTATGAAACAATTATTAGCATTATTAGCAATTGTAGGTATGATCACTTTTGCATCCTGTGATGGAACCTATGAAAGTACAGAAGGAGAAACAGAAGAAGTTGTTGAAGAAACTACTGAGGAAATGGTTGAAGAAGTTTCTGAAGAAGCAGGTGGAGAAGAAATGTTGGCAGAGCATGTTTGCAGTGACCAATGTGCTGAAGACAACCACGCTTATCTTCATGGCGAAAAAGGACACGTTTGTGGCGAATCCTGTGGAGCTATGTAAGAAGAAGGTGAAGGATCTGTCGTAGAAACTTCTGAGAATTTATCTCTTAAAAAATTCTGAACTTTAAAAAAAAGAGCCCTGGCTTTAAAGGTGCTCTTTTTTTATTTCGGGTTTGTTTTTTATGAAGAAAATACAGGATTTTAACCGGTTTCGTAATTTATTTCCTGAAAATGCAGTAAGATATTGTTTTGATCTATGGAAAAAATATCATTTCGAATTTATTGTTACAAAAAGCAGGATTACAAAACTAGGTGATTGTCGTTTAAACCTGCCTGGTAAGTCAGACTTAAAGTATACCATAACAGTAAATGAAGATTTGAATCAATATTCTTTTTTGATCACCTATCTTCATGAAATTGCTCACCTTGTAACGGGCCTTGAATTTGATGAGACAGCCTGCCGGACATACGGACGCAGACGGGTAGCTCCTCATGGTAAAGAATGGAAAAAAAATTTAAAAAAGTTAATAGAACCTTTACTACTTAATGACATTTCCTCCGGACCTTCGCGAAACGGTACAGGCAGTGAAAGTGGATTAAGCATAGCAGGAAATATTTTCCCTGACGATCTATTATACCCTCTGATCAAATTCTCACAAAATCCAAAAGCTTCTTCTTACACTGATTTCGAATTAATAAAAGCGCTCCATAAATATGACGAAAAGCCTGCCAGCCAGCAGTCTGTTTCAAACTCCCCGGAAGTTACACGTCAAGACGCCCCGTCAAATATCCAGAGTACTCAGGACACGGGACAGGCAGAATTTCTTTGCGAGTTAGAAGAAGGAGTGCATTTTAAATTAAGCAGGCGTATTTTTATAAGAGGGAATTTAATTAGAACCCGCTATAAATGCAAAGAGATCAATACAGGAAAGATTTATTTGATTCCAAAAGCAGCAAGAGTGAAGAAGTTGACAGTTAACAATTGACAGTATACAAAAAAGCATTCAAATTGGCTATGGATATATTTGAGACGAGTAAAAGTTTTCCTAGGGAAGAAATATATTCTCTTACATCCCAGATCAGAAAATCATCTCGTTCAGTTTGTCAACTATAAATTATCAACTGTTTTACCACCTTAGTTATTTTTTCATACAGCTCGGGGGGCGACAAGGTACGCCAGTCAACTATTTCAGCAAATTCATCAAAGTTAATATAGGAATCCAGGTTATACTTTTTCCATTCATCGATTACATATTGTTGAAAATTGATTGCCGTTATCCAACCATCTTCTATATCGGCAAACCATTCTTCATAATAGCAATCGTCAGAGCCATGGAAGTTAAAGACATTTTCACCAATAAGTATGAATTGATTAATCCCTTTTTTGATCATGTAGTCAACGATGTTTCTTTTAAAATACATGATGTCATTGTGAACGGCATCATTCCACTCGCCTATCATTTCGATGATAGTAAAGCCCCTGTTATAATCTGTAAATAATATTTTGATATAAAGGGTTTCGGATCCAATAAAATCCCATTGCGGATGGATGTAATGATCATAGATAGCGTCTGTATATTCCAGCATGCTATGCTGTTTACCATAAAATGGAGAATTCACGTCTTCATCTGAGACATAAAATTTTTCCCAACTATAATATGGTTCTATGTTATGCATAATCCGAAATCATAAACCCGGGATCAAATTTTTTTTAATATTCTAAAACTTTTTTTGCACTTCCAAATTTTTTGGGTATTTTTTTTAAGAAAGACTAACGGGCTGAACGTTAAGTTACTGATGAAATAAAGTAAGCCCGGCAATCGGGCTTTCCAGGATGTTTCCGATTGTCACACCTTTATCAGCAGCTACCTGTCTTAATACATGATTGTAATAAAACGCTACAGACCCCACAAAGTGGACCCTGTAATCTTTATAGTTTGAATATTTGTATACATTTTTATCAAAAAAAGCCGAAAACCCGTCATATATTAATTTAAAGATGTAAGGTTCTTTCAGGTTATGAAAAAGAAATTTCGAGAATGATGCCAGGTAAACATTTGGCTGGGAAGCTGCGTAAACCTTATCCAGGATTTCGGATCCTAGGTTCCGGTTTTTAGATTTATTAGCGTATTTTTTCATAAATTTTTTGCTAATGTTTTCCGGCATTTCATTATTTAAAAAATCCTGGATCAATCTCTTACCGAGATAGCCTCCGCTGCCTTCATCACCTAATATAAAACCTAATGAAGGGATATTTTTAATGATCTTTGTGCCGTCATAATAGCATGAATTGGAACCTGTGCCGAGTATGCAGGCGATTCCAGCCCGGTGTCCGCACAATGCCCGCGCTGCTCCAACCAGGTCATGATGGACCTCAATATTTGCTTTTGGGAAGGTCTTTTTTAGCGCTGAATAAACAATTTTGCATTTTTCTTCATTAGAACAACCGGTACCGTAAAAGAAAATTTCGCCTGTCCCGATAAAATCGGGAGATTTATTATTTACGACTTCTGGTTTTATATGGGGAATTAATTCATTTTGCACCGCTTTTGATATCTCTTCATCTGTTTGATAAAATGGATTAGTACCCGATGTTTTAGCCTGGTGGATGGCGTTATCATCTGTAATGATCCGCCAATCGGTTTTTGTGGAGCCGCTGTCTGCTATTAATTTCATTATGAAATAATTTTGATAGTTACCCGTTAGCCGTTAGCTGTTAGCTGTTAGCCGTTAATTTCAGTGTAATAATGAAACTGTTGATCATGCGTTGCTCTTCATGCAACCCTTCAAAAAGCTGTTAGCTGTTGGCTGTTAGCTAAAAGCCAAAAGCTAATAGCTAAAAGCTAAAAGCTAACAGCTAACCCTTCCCGACAAGTCGGATCTCCTCTTTGCTCCGACAGGCTTTTTTCCCCGCCAACTGGCGGGGCTCACATCCTGATCCCAATCACCAGGATATCATCTACTTGCTCTTCATTTCCCTTCCATTGTTCAAAGGTTTTGTCTATGGATTTTTGCTGGTCTTCCATAGAAAGGTGCTGGATATCCAGGAATATTTGCATAAATCTTTTACGCATGAATTTCTTACCTTTCGGCCCTCCAAACTGGTCAGCATAGCCGTCAGAGAAAATATAAAGCGTATCGCCTTTTTGCAATTTTATTTCGTGGTTGGTAAATTTTTTTGAACTTTTACCTGGAAATATTCCAATGGGAAATCTATCTCCATTAATTACTTTCAGTGTATTATTTCTGATCATATATAAAGAATTATAAGCTCCGGCAAATTGCAGTTCTCTCTTATGAAGGTCTATTGAGCATAATGCCATATCCATCCCATCCTTTACGGATGAATCTTTCAATTCAGACTGTGTGGGAGGTAAAACACCCCCCAATTGATCTCTTACTCCTTTGTTCATTTCATCCAGGATTTCAGATGGTACAATAATCCATTTTTCCTTTACTGTCTGATTCAATTGGTCCTGGCCAATAATAGACATAAATGCCCCGGGCACACCATGCCCGGTACAGTCAACTGCGGCAATGATCACCGAGCTGGCAACCGTCTCTGTAATCCAGTAAAAATCACCGCTTACTATATCCCTGGGTTTATAGTAGATGAATGATTCAGGAAGCAAATGTTTCATATAGCTGACTGAAGGAAATATGGCTTCCTGAATTAGCTTTGCGTAATTGATACTGTCTATGATGTTTCTGTTTTTTTCTTCAAGAAGATTTTTTTGTTTCTCAATCTCTTCTTTTTGTTTTACAATTTCCACTGTACGCATTATCACCTCTTGTTCCAACATTTTCTTAGCTGCCTGCAAATTTCTTACACG of Cytophagales bacterium contains these proteins:
- a CDS encoding 3-phosphoshikimate 1-carboxyvinyltransferase; the encoded protein is MLKHHKKKLHLSHPAKVIKGTISLPASKSESNRVLIMAALTGNRCGICNLSEASDTVILNNILNGRQVETPRNSGQAPDTTLDEDTVDVKDAGTAMRFLTAYYVATKQNKMLTGSLRMQERPIGPLVDALKELGADIRYIKKEGFPPIRINGGSNLTSANKISINAGMSSQFISALLMIAPVLPTGLRLQLAGNITSKPYIRMTLKIMEHFGIKHEWEGDIISIMNKQGQNYVPPVYTVEPDWSAASYWYSMVALADEAEITLPDLKKNSFQGDSIIAEIGEKLGVKTTFNSDEVIIRKKGSTLQRIDLDLTENPDLVQTIAVLCAAKGIALSMSGIENLRIKETDRIKALKNELSKMGAKIDIKGRGKMEIISDFGFHRKDAETQRMIFLKKPCVSASLRLNSDLCFQTYNDHRMAMAFAPLGLLANITIDEPNVVEKSYPNFWNDLRKAGFVIKFR
- a CDS encoding ribosome biogenesis GTPase Der, with product MSNIVAIVGRPNVGKSTLFNRLIGQRKAITDNESGVTRDRHYGYSDWGGRYFTVIDTGGYVTGSADIFEEMVREQVDLAMDEADVILFMVDCIEGIHGLDNDFANILRKNKKPVIVTANKADNTERFHMAGEFYSFGLGEVFPISSQDGSGTGELLDEVIKHFRSSSDESTDNDIPKLAVLGRPNVGKSSLVNVLLGKQRTIVTDIAGTTRDAIHTHYNAFGKEFLLIDTAGLRKKSKVRDNIEFYSTLRAVRALEEADVCVIMLDATRGIEIQDINIVTLADRKNKGIVLLVNKWDLVEKDHDTARQLEDHIKKRLKPINYMPIIFASVVNKQRIHRVLEEAVKVYEKRKQKVPTSKLNDLLLKEIENHPPPAKKGKHVKIKYVTQLPVSIPVFAFFCNLPQYIQEPYTRFLENKIREHFNFEGVPIKIIFKKK
- a CDS encoding SprT family zinc-dependent metalloprotease, whose translation is MKKIQDFNRFRNLFPENAVRYCFDLWKKYHFEFIVTKSRITKLGDCRLNLPGKSDLKYTITVNEDLNQYSFLITYLHEIAHLVTGLEFDETACRTYGRRRVAPHGKEWKKNLKKLIEPLLLNDISSGPSRNGTGSESGLSIAGNIFPDDLLYPLIKFSQNPKASSYTDFELIKALHKYDEKPASQQSVSNSPEVTRQDAPSNIQSTQDTGQAEFLCELEEGVHFKLSRRIFIRGNLIRTRYKCKEINTGKIYLIPKAARVKKLTVNN
- a CDS encoding four helix bundle protein, whose protein sequence is MDIFETSKSFPREEIYSLTSQIRKSSRSVCQL
- a CDS encoding N-acetylglucosamine kinase yields the protein MKLIADSGSTKTDWRIITDDNAIHQAKTSGTNPFYQTDEEISKAVQNELIPHIKPEVVNNKSPDFIGTGEIFFYGTGCSNEEKCKIVYSALKKTFPKANIEVHHDLVGAARALCGHRAGIACILGTGSNSCYYDGTKIIKNIPSLGFILGDEGSGGYLGKRLIQDFLNNEMPENISKKFMKKYANKSKNRNLGSEILDKVYAASQPNVYLASFSKFLFHNLKEPYIFKLIYDGFSAFFDKNVYKYSNYKDYRVHFVGSVAFYYNHVLRQVAADKGVTIGNILESPIAGLTLFHQ